In Lycium barbarum isolate Lr01 chromosome 9, ASM1917538v2, whole genome shotgun sequence, the DNA window GAACTCATATCCTATAACAGACATCCCCCTATTCATGAAGAAACACATACTGCCCCTGATCAACAAAATGCAGCAGCTCCTAATCCCTACAAGGACAAGGGCAAGAATAAAGTCGGACAGAAGAAAACGAATAGAGATTCTTCGTGTCACGATTATTCTGATGATGATTTGGATGAAGCTGAAGAGCTTGTATCAAGAAAATCAGATAAGTATCACAAACCTGAAGCTTATGTGCCCCCTAAAGGGGTAGATGAAGCAATTTGCAGAATACACAAAAGACATGGATCTATTCACGATCGTGTAACTAAAGAAGCGAGAGAGAAAGCCTCTTCTATGTTTTGGCAGATACCACATCTTTACCAAGAGTTATATGGCAGAGAAGCTAGTTACCCGCATTATTGTCCGAGTATGTTTCCACCGGGGTATGGTTATTATCCGCCAACTTTGCTCATGTCAGGGCTGAATGACCCAACCAGTTACCTCAACAATGAAAATCCAAGCAAATGCAATACTATGTGAGGCTGGAAGCTATACTAAGCTCGGTGCTTACTCTGGTCACGTTTTATTTCCGTGTTCTAATGATTGTTTATCACTGGGACTACTGAAAAGTCATACTTACATGACTGCTATGCATTGTTTTATGAGTTTTTAACTTTTATACACTGAAGAGCAAAATAATTTTTACACAATTAGGTCATCTAAAAGATAACTACAACTAACCATCCATAATAACTAATAAGCTGGGTTAGTAACCTAAAACAAACAGTAACCTACAAGAACAGGTTAAACTACACTGATAGTGTAAAAACTCTTTACATGGTACGTGCGTATAAGTTAAATCCTTGTCGAGTTACTGCGGACCGATCAAGACTTCATTTTCTATGAGACTACTTACCCGACAAATCTATTGATGTTGAAATGTAGCACTTTGGCTTTCTGTAGGTTTGGTTTCCTAATGGAGAACTAGCACCTGAAATACCCTTGCACTTGCATGGTTCTGCAGTAGTTGAAATTCCTTAAGCTATGGTCATGATAAATGACTTTCACTTGTTCCTAGCCAGCAGCAGAgtcagaattttcactaaggaGATTTAAAGCATGAATAAGTCAACACGAAGTCAAGGGGATTCAATATATATTATCtatacataaaataaaataaacctatcTACACCGTGTAATTTTTCGGCGAAGGGGTGTGAATTCACTCCACTTGGACAAGGGTAGCTGTGTCAATCGACAAATTTCTGAATGCTTTGCCCACATTATACACCCAGCTTAAGAATCATTTTAAGGCCAATCAGCAAGTTGGGAAGTACATGTCCGATAACTTGGTGACTGTACATGGCCCTGAACAGATCTAAACCAGACATCTTATGTCTTGTTCATGGAGCCAAACATAACTCTAAAGTAGAGTCACTACACTGACAGTGTATGGAATTACTGATGAAGCAAACTGCAGATTTATTGTAGTTGTTTGCTTGTGTCATCTAAGTAATAGCCAAGTTACATAGAGGAACGGGGACTTCGGACACTGCTAAATCCACTTCCCTTCACACTGTACCTGAAGCAATGTCTTTATATTAGAGATTAACTGAATCAGATAGAAAACTTGCGTGAATTTTGAATTCATCTAGTTTCTCTCTGCAAATCAcatactctctctgtcccaatttaagtggcaccctttgacttggcacaaaatttaagaagaaaaaggaagaattttgaaatttgtggtctacaacaaaccttagacatttgtgtggctataaaccATTTATTAAGGTAAAAGGAAATttctaaagttaaattgtttctaattaaagaaaggtgacattctttatgggacaaactaaaaaggaaagtgtgccacataaattgggacagagggagtaattaaCTATGTCCCATATTCTAAATTAGTTAGATTAGACTACACTCTTTATCGCAACTACTTGGTGTCACCTATATGGATTCCTTCCTTTTACTGTATTCTGTTCGTAGCTAAGTACATATTGTTTCCTAAGAGATTAAAGGTCTTTTAAATCAAACATTTCTTGACTTTAGGTCTACCTCGTCTCTTTTTATCACATTCAATTATCATAACAGATACATAGGACAAGCAGTCGCAGAATCAAATGTTACTTAAACCACTCTCAGGCATAAAGAATATGAGTCCATGCAATAAATTTCAGATGATCATAGCACGATAATTTCTCATCAAACAAGAAGTAAAATACGGATCAATTTTTAGTAACGTAGTTATTCTGATGGCAGATTTTTAGACTTCTTAACTGGAAATTGCAACTGCCACGTATCTTTGTACTTACTTGACATGCTTGGTAAGCCAATCCAACATGTCCCGGTGGGCTTCTTCAGCACGCTGCACAGACTCTTTGTTTTCAACATTGTATCTCACTGTCCACCCATGCTTAGCATTAGGAAATATTTTGACAAAGCTGTCCACCTATATTTTTACAGAAGGCAAGAAAGAAAAGCAAAGGGTAAATCTAAAATCTTGTAAGACAATGAGAGATACATCAAACTAGTTACCTACTTTATTATTTTAAACATCAATCTTTTTAGGATGACAGAGAAAAGCCTAATAATCGactatgatgttcatgtacctcaGGTTTTGATGATAAAATCTCCTCAAACTGCTTAATACGCTCGGGAGGAGAGATTTTATCTATCTCAGCAGCTAAAATAGCTATTGGTGCCCTCACCTCTGCAAGTATTATGTATTGTCAATTGACGAGGAGAAAACAAGGTTCAaacagaaaaaaaatgaaaaaacaaagaGACAAAAGAAGGATCTCATGGTGATGCAGTTCAAGGTAGTCATGAGAATTCAAACAACAGCTAATAGCAATTGCTTAAAACCAAGGGATATTCATAAAATAATTAGCAAAATCCATGTTAGAATGGAATTAAGGCATAAAGGAATTCAAAACAGCTATATGAAGTTTTAGAGTACTAAATCATCTGGATCTCAGTGCCCCACGCAATAATAGCAAATGCAACAAATGAGTATAAACTCAGCAGTAACAGCTTTATCTGATCACAGCTGATTTGTAATACCAACCATACCTTTAATATCATCAACCTTGACTAATGATGGGTGCAATAGCACAGCAGCTTGAATGTAGTCAATCTTAGCTAGGTCAGTAACCACCTTTGCTGTTAAGAAAAATGGAGATCAGGATCACAAACAATCACAAGAACGTTGACCCTTTACATACTACTCAGTTCCGTCCCAGTTTATGTGACACCTTTaggatttcgagattcaaacgAGTTTTTCTTTGACCATATTTTTcacatgtcttttaaatattttgaattgtcaattattttgacttatagtactttttacgtagtttcaAAATATGATCCAAATatgtagattttatttcaaaaaatttaaaaattccaTGCCCAAATTTAGGGTCAAAACTAAAAGGTTTGACTCTGGAAATTCGacctgtgccacataaattggggacagagggagtagtatcAGCAAGGGTTAAATAACCCTTAAAACTTACCACCCCAGCAAAACCCTGCAGCTCCAATAGCAGATATACCTTTATCCTTTAGAGCTGCAACAACCCGTTTTGCATCTTCAAATCTTTTATCCtaacaaaaacaaataaaaaatgaGTAGCAAGGTAGCCAGTCTTCCACTACAAATGTCACGGAACATTCTCGAGCATGATCAgcttaatgaattgaaaaatgaGATCCAATGGCGTTGCCTCCTTTGACTCTCGAGAGGCACATCTATGGCTATGTTATTAAAAAGACAAAGATCAAGTTCGAGAAATTCTGAACACATACTTTATCATGTGATTGCATCCATATTGATAAAGGCCTCTCCGTATTTTCAGGATTATAAGGATCACCATAAAGAAAATCAGGAACCACCACATAGTATCCTGCAGCTGCAACTTTGTCAGCAATCTTCCTACATAGCAGTTGAATTTTGCGATTATCCCGAGATAAAAAAAGGAAACTTCTAGCAGCTTAATTGCTGGACAAACACAAATAACGGTGACCCCGGCTTCTTCCTTTAATATAACCAAAAGATTCAAAGAATATACCAACGTCTGAGAAGTAAGAACAGAAACATTTTAAGAGTATACGTTTGTGCGATGTATCAATCAATTAGTTAACTATTCCTTAATCCCAAACTAGTTAGGTCAACTATGCAAATCCACTTTTAGCTTTTTTACACCCACCTGTACAATGGGAAGCCTATCCTACTATTTCCACATCAGTGTGGTGGACCAATTGATTTTGTGCAATGGATACTTACAGAATTATATATAAGAAAAACTCATGAAGTGGGAAATAAGAGTCATTTAGAAGGTATTTGACAACACTAGGCTGAACTTGAGAAGCAGCGCGTACCTCAGATTTGGTGCTTCATAACCTGCAAACAATTAAGAGCATAAGATATTGTcttccaaaataaaaaaaagttaatCCTACGAACATAATAAACTAAACAAGGAAATCAGGAGGTCGTTAGAATCTCTGATATACATCTAACTGTTCCATAACAAATATCTGTTATACAattgagataatggtcaaaaactgacccgaactatcactttttcgctAGTTTCACACCCAAACTATCCGCTGCTTTCTTTTCCAacatgaactatcaccatctatgtattaaaacacacctagtTGAATAGATGGTGATAGTAGGAAATATCGatgtgtgttttaatacatacctcgaggtgtgttttaatacatagatggtgataaTTCAAGTAATAAAAAGGTACAGTtgatagttggggtgtgaaactcgcgaaaaagtgataattcaggtgtgtttttgaccattatctctatACAATTTGCTTGAATTTGAAAAACTCAGAGCGAAACAGGAGTAACTTGTAAGAACGAAAATACAAGAAGTTAAAAGAATTTTAACATTCCATTACATCCTCTTGTCGGGGCTCTAGCTGTTGTATTTTTTGCTACTAATAAACTTGGAATTCAACTCTAACTACAATAATAATCTTGCCCAAAAAAAGAGGTGGACAAAACAGAAATCAAAGTGCAAATTGAGCAGAACCATAATGGGTTAAAGCTGGGGTACTCCCTCCATTTTAAAATAAGTGATGTTTTTATCTTTtgattttatttcaaaataagtgcTGTTTCACATAATCAAGAAGAGTGATCTTCCAATTTTACCTTGTCTTTAATAAAAAGAGTTTTATATAACCAAGAAACCGCTAAAgagctactccctccgttcacttttacttgttacaCTCCttgagaaataataaatgaagtgagTATTTTATCATGATATTCATATTAATTAGTGTATAGTCTTAatagatttgaaaaatgatttgagaTGAGTAATTATTGCTAAAGGTAAATCAGGAAagtaaattatttttctctttgaTATGCAAAAATagataaataaaagtaaaaaatttgtgtttaaaatagtgaataaataaaagtgaacaCAGGTGGACATGAAAGTATTTATTAAGAATAAGTTAGTACATCTTACTATACGTGACAAGTAGTTTTCTTAAGCGTGTGCTCAACCAAAAACATCACATATCTTGAAATAGAGGTAGTACCGTAAACGTCAGAGACGAGGAGAATGGCGAGTTTGGAAGTGGAAAGACCAGAAACGTATGTATTGAACCCTCCAAGTTGTAACACACACCCATTTCCACTACTTGAGCTTAATGTTGGTGGATTCTTGCAGCATTCAGGACCTGACATCTATGGaatattgaaaaaataaaaagagagagaaaaatgatATTTAGTGACTAAGATAATGAATTTACAATCACTGATCTATGGGTGTTTTGGGATAAAAAGAGGAAATGATATAGGGGAGTTAGGCTTAATTACGTTGGGTGCACACATTAACTAGGATTAGGCCGAATAAACCCCTTTAACTTGGCAGAATTGTCAATTAGGCATTCAAATTTGGCTAGCGACAAGATTGACACATTTAGTTGACAAGATATGCATTTCTTGAACACCGCTGTCCGTGAGACTTTTACGTGAAGTGAAACACACTAATGATTGACATGTCAAAGGAACAAATCAATGAAATTGAATAAAATGCCTATTGTTAGTTAATTGGATAAAAATGCCCGCAATTCGTACTTTAGTCTAAAAGAATCTTAAATTATgcaaaattgaacaaaaatgtcCCTATTATTACTGAATTGAGTCAAAAATGCCCTTTTTCTAATAAAATATTGTTTCTTAATCTTTTCTGAATTGAAACCAAGGATTATATCAGGAAATGCTTATCCTACTTCAATTCGGAAaagattaagaaataaaaaaaattcctaTTTTATTAGGAAAAATTTATCGTTTTCTAAATGAAAATTAATGATGGGGTTACTATGATCTTATAAATATGATTTATATTATCACTTAAAAAAGTACATGAGGTAACTTTATTTTAATTGATAAAACGAGATTAAGAAGAGAAAAAATTACTTCCCACTTTTTATTAGTTAAAGGAATTTTAAAAGACAAGAAACAAGAAAAGgtttctttaaaaataatatttttataaaaaaaatgtgtttaaaagaaaagaaacaaaatgTTTACTAGGAAAAGGGCATTTTGACCCAATTAAGTAACAATAAGGGCATTTTTATTCAATTTCGTATAGTATAAGGGCATTTTTATAAACGGAAGacatttttgttcaatttcgcATAGTTTAAGGGCATTTTGACCTTTTTCGTACTTAAAAAGACATttgacactaaaaaaaaaaatacaatagaCCCCGaccttgtgggattatactgaacatgttgttgttgttgtacaatagcccccccccccccccccccctctctagTCTTCTTTCCGGATAGACACCCTCTCCATCAAATCTTCTCGAGTAACCCCTGCTCCATCTCCTACTTTTCCGGTTAAACTTCCTCATTTTCTTTTCTAAAAAGACACCACCTATCACCTTCATAgttgttacaccttagaaattttCCTGTTAGCGTAccgcgaatagacccacgaagggtatgacgtatacgacatgttgacgagtaagaagtaatatttaatgattctaaatgagatttcaaagacatttgaggtaggagacgaaagttgttaaggaaagcaagatatatgttgtgtgtcgggcaagaattacgagtatcgaattaatgatggcttaatgacattttggagaagagttataatgtcccttatgtattcatgcctcacgtttcacgttcaagttcatgtattcgctattcatgtctcatgcttgggcactgatgttttcatgaaactatgtcatgtcagttttcatgccccatgtcatgttatgtctcagtattcacgtttccatgtaaccatgccatgttagttcagtctccatgtttcatgtcatgtttccttcacgttcatgtattcaagccatgtccaaccatattcttaaccatgacccatcattcgaggacgaatgatcccaagggggagatattgtaacaccccgcatcttggaattAAGTTtaggctcatatcattagagttctagtggaaacactgaaggtttgaacgttttgtgaaaatggttgataggcctacttcgggcagcgataactccttgatcagTTTGGAaattgggaaagtacccttaattcTTGTATTGACCGATAAGTATTATACCTGTTGAGTGATTCTTGTATTATATAAAATGAAATTAGCTAATGATCATTCTGTTGGTTTAGGAAAAAAATTCCATCTCCCATTCTTACCGCACCTAAATATTCATACTCTGTccatgttacgtcccgtatttttatacattgggacaacccggattaattatgataatttaaggccaagatttttccgggatttgaagtcgggacttttgaccatttgattttaatttgagatataagtcatgtatgaaattgatggcattgaacacttagggaaaattgggactacaactcataaaattggaattaaaatgttgtgcaaaaaaataaaaaataaattccttggtggccatgtaaatgggaattggtcccacacattgtgtggccaattttaattggtccactccATGTGTGGGCCAAGGACACTTGGACAACAACTATATGAGCCTAAAGTATGACCAAGTAGTCATCTTTTCCCCATTgcaagacttagaaaaaaaaaaatcaaggagtTGAAGACCACCTTCAACACCCCTCTCGGCTACAAaccaagaaaaaccaaatccaaatcaagccaccccaaaattatttccttggtataaatcaactatttagaagtccctaagtaacgtggaagagttgtttgggtcatccaaccactagttgtgcccaattgcaaaccctaactattgaaggaagtgaagaaggaaggtaagcattcattatgtttttgtgttatgaaggttatattcatgttgtagtatcttatagtggttggaaatcatgaaatatagtatgattgggagtgggtcgtgtgatgggtgttgttgtgttgtgattgaaattatgaattaatgtttagttagttgattgggatcattgtaaggtgaagaacaattgagaatcatccatatatgtgtatatatagtgttgattgaaatgggtcacattatatgacgatgaacgaatgaacgtcgcttaatgttttaatcgccgtcgctatgaatcttatgttggaaatgaatgtttgttgactcaaaatgatgttgttaatgtgcagactgtttttggaggttattgtatatttattgtaattggtatattgatgagatagcattgttagaatgtaatttgaggatacaaaccatgatttggaaatgaataaaaaaaaatttaaagggctgtctcggttggggctgttttcggccagcttggaaaaaaaaaaaatcgggttgttggaaatgtggtatgaattgcttagaatgcccttgaatgttgttagtatgggtttgggttaataatcaaatgtacgaacgatattgtggctttaaagtaagccatggaattgaataattgggaagttgtcaaatggcgtaaaagagagctaccattattattttgcttttcggattggttgtcaatgttactaggttggttattgtggttgttgttgttgattttgagcgagttaaattctcggggtagcctatttacaggggaaatgctgcccggatttctgtagaattaagggcgaaattggaatttaatgcccaaaaagtctttagctaatgtttggcattttatggcttgtttgtagaccttgggcagcccgaatcatagtttggacttagcttgagttggatcatattggagagcgtttgaggtatgtaaagcaaccttccttcttttggcatgccttagtttcacataggctagactagagctttaagggaattccaaattcgagatccgagcatgttatgatccatatatatatattctttggcactcttatgtatgtttttatgaaatatgaaccatgatgtatttgaagtaatcgctttccgaaattcgcatagaaaatgttcgctttaaggaattttgtaatctctgaatgccatatttttcgcatagaggctcggatcgctccaataatttttataggagtttgcttgatgtataatgggtatgtttttcataggcggactcagttcgggtctatactcgtccgtgggtcccgcgacgccctttatgtaaattcgacaactttgaatcaaaaagtgataattattattccgatttcaaatatgactattttacttatccttcggatttataataatgattttatgcatatgattcctcactactccgctcgtgcctactatgatatcgttcgccggttcccgggccggttctgttgtcgtgcgctttttgatatattccggtgttatgctgtgtttatggttcaccgtgctccttgctcgagggccgggttccacttatgtttggcgttatgctgtgtttggcgttatgctgtgttgtgatgtgtgacggggattcggagatttgaaactttctggtgttatgctgtgttgtggcgccatcgacaggcgggcgaccacattttccagtgccctatgcataatttatactttggaaataaacattttgatatgtattattttctatatatctgattcgattattattcagatttatttctgtaccttctgctttgcatactcagtacatatttcgtactgacccccttctccgggggctgcgtttcatgcccgcaggtacagacgcacagcctggtgatccacctgtttaggacaccctttctgctattcggagtgctcctctctttccggagcttatacttttggtatatatatttattagtgcatttgtatatattcgttcatgggtacggcggggccctgtcccgtcatatgattctgtcggtctgtttagaggtctgtggacatgtttgtgggttagggtcttttctgtatgaatgtatgtacatgtcgtttgggcgatcacatacgccgaggcggccggtccgcatatgttgtttgggcgaccctatacgccaaggcggccggtccgcatatgtttatatattgcttggttagccctgtgtggctttcgttggtattttctgcgtgcagggtatattggatagtccgtaaaacaaaggaaactctgtcgaaatttttctggaaattacctaaatttgaaataaagccttgtcggcttccgccatatactagaatgagttgatagaatttgagataatatttaatagatgcgttcgggtgcccagatcgggcactagtcacggtctacggggttgggtcgtgacagaagtggtatcagagcggtttgtcctcggagtgtccacagatcgtgtctagtagagtcttgtttatcggtgtgttgtgcaccacatctataaacaggaggctacaggacatttaggatgttgtcttttcttctgatcttagatcgtgcgatagaactgtgctattaggatgattctgttttga includes these proteins:
- the LOC132609658 gene encoding endo-1,3;1,4-beta-D-glucanase-like isoform X2, yielding MSGPECCKNPPTLSSSSGNGCVLQLGGFNTYVSGLSTSKLAILLVSDVYGYEAPNLRKIADKVAAAGYYVVVPDFLYGDPYNPENTERPLSIWMQSHDKDKRFEDAKRVVAALKDKGISAIGAAGFCWGAKVVTDLAKIDYIQAAVLLHPSLVKVDDIKEVRAPIAILAAEIDKISPPERIKQFEEILSSKPEVDSFVKIFPNAKHGWTVRYNVENKESVQRAEEAHRDMLDWLTKHVKYSVKGSGFSSVRSPRSSM
- the LOC132609658 gene encoding endo-1,3;1,4-beta-D-glucanase-like isoform X1 codes for the protein MCAPNMSGPECCKNPPTLSSSSGNGCVLQLGGFNTYVSGLSTSKLAILLVSDVYGYEAPNLRKIADKVAAAGYYVVVPDFLYGDPYNPENTERPLSIWMQSHDKDKRFEDAKRVVAALKDKGISAIGAAGFCWGAKVVTDLAKIDYIQAAVLLHPSLVKVDDIKEVRAPIAILAAEIDKISPPERIKQFEEILSSKPEVDSFVKIFPNAKHGWTVRYNVENKESVQRAEEAHRDMLDWLTKHVKYSVKGSGFSSVRSPRSSM
- the LOC132609658 gene encoding endo-1,3;1,4-beta-D-glucanase-like isoform X3; its protein translation is MCAPNMSGPECCKNPPTLSSSSGNGCVLQLGGFNTYVSGLSTSKLAILLVSDVYGYEAPNLRKIADKVAAAGYYVVVPDFLYGDPYNPENTERPLSIWMQSHDKDKRFEDAKRVVAALKDKGISAIGAAGFCWGAKVVTDLAKIDYIQAAVLLHPSLVKVDDIKEVRAPIAILAAEIDKISPPERIKQFEEILSSKPEVDSFVKIFPNAKHGWTVRYNVENKESVQRAEEAHRDMLDWLTKHVK
- the LOC132609659 gene encoding uncharacterized protein LOC132609659; the protein is MYDPTTKLATIKGRFDPSVLMNTTNKMGKKAELISYNRHPPIHEETHTAPDQQNAAAPNPYKDKGKNKVGQKKTNRDSSCHDYSDDDLDEAEELVSRKSDKYHKPEAYVPPKGVDEAICRIHKRHGSIHDRVTKEAREKASSMFWQIPHLYQELYGREASYPHYCPSMFPPGYGYYPPTLLMSGLNDPTSYLNNENPSKCNTM